CTGGATCTACATCCACGAAGGTGCCAGCGGCAACGGCGAAGTCATGATCTACAGCTACAGCCGCTCGGCCTGGCACTACACCAATACCGATACCTACCCGACCTCCTGGAACTACGACCAGAGCAAGTGGATGCGCCTGCGCTAAGGGTAGCCACTGATTTACCAGACAGCAGATATCGATAGTTCAAGTCCAAGAGGGCCCGTCAGCGACATTCCGACCCAGGACCGCTGGCGGGCCCTCCCATTTTCACCACCCTCCCTTTTCTTGCATGAAACCGCGCCTCCTTCTTGGCTGCCTGTTGGGTCTCGGCACCCTCAGCAGCATCGCTTCCGCCGAGCCTTACAAACTGGCCGTCTTGCCCGACATCCAGTATTACTACAACAACTACCAGCCTGGAAACTACGCCAAGCTGCTTTCCCAGATGCGCTGGCTGGCGGAGCATACGGAGAGTGACAACCTCCAGCTGACCCTGCAGCTCGGCGACATCACGCAAAACGACAACAACGTCCACCAATGGACGGGTGCCCGCGCCGCCTTCGACCTGCTCAACGATCGCATGCCATACGTGCTGGCGGTGGGCAACCACGACGGCGTCGACAACGGCCGCGTCTCCTACTTCCCGCGACCGGAGTATTTCGGCCCCGGCAGCCCTTACGCCACCCAGGAAACCGTCGGCGGCAGCATGGTGGAGGGCGACCTCGCCAACTCCTACCACTTCATCGACACTGGAGAGCGCACCTGGCTGGTATTGACGCTGGAATGGGCGCCGCGCGATGCCGTGATCGACTGGGCCGACGAGATTCTCAGCCGCTACCCCGAGTATCGCACGATCCTCATTACGCACGGTTACTTCTTCCGCGACAACATGCGGTACGACTATCAGCTCCACTACCACGAATACAACGGCAGTCAGGGCAACCCGAAGGAATACGAAATCATCGCGAACGACCCGGAGGGCGCAAACGACGGCCAGGATATTTGGCGCAAGCTGGTGAAAAAACACCCGCAGGTGGCCTTGATCTACAGCGGCCATGTCGGCTCCAACGGGGTTGGCCGCCGCTTGAGCATCGGCTCCCAGCGTCAAGTGGTGCGCGAGCGCCTGACCGATTTCCAGGGCTGGACGGGTAGCGGTAATGGCTGGATGCAGACCCTCAAGCTGACGCCTGAGGGTGACGAGGCGCTGGTCGAAACCTTCTCCCCCTATCTCGACGAAGAGATTTTCGACCCCGACCTGCATTACCAGTTCCCGTTTTTTGAGGACGTGCTGCCCGCCAGCCGCGCTGCCGCCTTGGCCGAAGCCGCCCCGGATTATCACTTCAACCTGCTTGGCCAGAGCGCGAGGCGCCCGATGCGCAACGAGGGCAGCCTGAGCGATGGGTATTACCTCTTCACGCGCTTGGAGGAGGGCCAAAGCCATGAGCTGCGTGGCGGCCAGGTCGTGAAAGGCAACGTCGTCACCCCCACTGCCAACTGGACGTTGGCGACCTGGGTGCGCCTCGACGCCAGCATGCTCGATATGCCCTACGGGCTGGAGATCGCCAAGCTGGGCGGCGTGCAGGCCTTCACCCACCCCACCGCCGAAGGGGCCAGCCTGCAGATCCAGGTGGACGCCCACGCGGTGGTAACGGATGCCTTCCCGCTCCAGGCCAATCGCTGGTATTTCCTCGCCTTGAGCCATGGCGCCGACGGCCTCGACGTGTATCTTGACGGCGAGCGCATCGGCCAGAGCGAAACGCCGGTGACGCTGGGCGAAACGAGCATGCTCAAGCTGGGCTCGGTCGACTTCAGCGGTGAGATCGCCGACGCATCCCTCTTTCATCGCACGCTCTCGATGCAAGAGCTGCAGCGCATCCGCCTTGCGGCCTTTACCGAAGTGCAGGCGGGCCAGATCACCCTTGGCGCCCAAAACTCGACTGACGCCACCAGCCTGCCCGGTTTCAGCTTTGCCCCGGATGGCACGGGCCGCGCCAACGTGCGGCGCACCGAGCGCTCTTACCTCCGCTATGGCGGCAACGGCGTCTTCG
The nucleotide sequence above comes from Verrucomicrobiota bacterium JB022. Encoded proteins:
- a CDS encoding LamG-like jellyroll fold domain-containing protein, which encodes MKPRLLLGCLLGLGTLSSIASAEPYKLAVLPDIQYYYNNYQPGNYAKLLSQMRWLAEHTESDNLQLTLQLGDITQNDNNVHQWTGARAAFDLLNDRMPYVLAVGNHDGVDNGRVSYFPRPEYFGPGSPYATQETVGGSMVEGDLANSYHFIDTGERTWLVLTLEWAPRDAVIDWADEILSRYPEYRTILITHGYFFRDNMRYDYQLHYHEYNGSQGNPKEYEIIANDPEGANDGQDIWRKLVKKHPQVALIYSGHVGSNGVGRRLSIGSQRQVVRERLTDFQGWTGSGNGWMQTLKLTPEGDEALVETFSPYLDEEIFDPDLHYQFPFFEDVLPASRAAALAEAAPDYHFNLLGQSARRPMRNEGSLSDGYYLFTRLEEGQSHELRGGQVVKGNVVTPTANWTLATWVRLDASMLDMPYGLEIAKLGGVQAFTHPTAEGASLQIQVDAHAVVTDAFPLQANRWYFLALSHGADGLDVYLDGERIGQSETPVTLGETSMLKLGSVDFSGEIADASLFHRTLSMQELQRIRLAAFTEVQAGQITLGAQNSTDATSLPGFSFAPDGTGRANVRRTERSYLRYGGNGVFDQIKWMDDPLHYTDGVLLATPRGKLQDGVLASVGVDRAYRDSFNGFHHGLRSGLSLEAHNTGGGAFTPVNTTVSYAFFPFASGFTAGQIGIDGVLIEENNLPTDAAEPVGNLGAVRIAPEVLDVRGGLLFATPGNADSQIVTVGQDAEGTAYFYPLDSYRDHSVAAGVGSFGFVYLPGDTPELIGGTFDGLQNSAVQQFGEATVTREDTGVYRIDVPEGLGEATLLLNAMTPDADASYSEMADNHLVYEAVDAQTYRVYVYDLPARTPEDSVFNWALVPNDRAFQPRPTLPAAEQQLSQYVPDLGYVSPPWSYSPNWGWVFATDWPWAFVQDHGWMWFEPTDEAHICWMWDSRQQRWYYLNAAYWPWIHSGETDWVYYLP